Proteins encoded by one window of Candidatus Methylacidiphilales bacterium:
- a CDS encoding cyclic nucleotide-binding domain-containing protein has protein sequence MNAVDNNLVLSLSADVEIVRERDGVFIKQIKTLKYLYLDNDDLEILLTFDGKKNLGEVLYSLLQRPQKPSIRKFYDLVLTAQNYGLLVQADNCKSLTQEFDPWKEENYKTVRPSLSSYLFSLILAIISALTLIFYIIPNELDKSEDAYFWIFVAIGVSIGLSLSSILMAINLKLWNRVPYRFRISFARIIPYLEVDTKDAFMGGRICESITSFVGVLGPIIWGSIIWVLSYLFRPYETPEGEFIVPFRYFGALHLSVWIAMLIESSPFGATSMQQLIHALFRKHHDIPKHASHYLKSKFLGHLLRWHDELSEEKYFIAYSTYVIIWLYFTIDLGIKFVAAQYAQAISNFLIEETLGPRFYLVFGIVIIGFILLLIPILYILWVFGFGIVKEVLKRFSSKEGRWKKAKASGKVPDQEQLISFLKENILFSDLPRERIIDLIPYFKLIHVKKGQTLIREGDDGDLLFIIWAGEVNVIKETESGQQKVLATLSRGDIFGEIALLNNVKRTTSVVATTPVDCLILKRDDFQREIVSRLGAQTVAEKIQRAGFFRRTELFSDWNPKAIVALTSRCKLQEFNDQDILIHEGQENKNFYLLYEGKLDVYKNKKHIATLEPGKFCGEISLLKNIPATADVKANGKVKCFVFDKETFLEIVTKDFFTGYLLDEELEKRLACSI, from the coding sequence GTGAATGCTGTTGATAATAATCTTGTCTTAAGCCTCTCTGCTGATGTTGAAATCGTCAGAGAGAGAGACGGTGTATTTATCAAGCAGATAAAGACATTAAAATATCTTTATTTGGACAATGATGATCTTGAGATATTGCTAACGTTCGACGGCAAAAAAAATCTTGGCGAAGTGCTCTATAGCCTGCTTCAGCGACCTCAGAAGCCCTCTATCCGTAAATTCTATGATTTAGTCCTTACAGCTCAAAATTACGGACTTTTAGTTCAAGCTGACAATTGCAAAAGCCTCACTCAAGAATTTGACCCTTGGAAAGAGGAGAATTATAAAACTGTCCGACCTAGCCTTTCTTCATATCTTTTCAGCCTCATACTCGCTATCATTTCGGCTTTAACGCTGATTTTTTATATAATTCCTAACGAACTTGATAAGAGTGAAGATGCGTATTTTTGGATTTTTGTTGCAATCGGTGTTTCTATAGGGCTTAGCTTGAGCTCAATTTTGATGGCCATCAATCTTAAGCTTTGGAATCGAGTTCCCTATCGTTTTAGAATTAGTTTTGCTAGAATTATTCCCTACCTAGAAGTGGATACAAAAGACGCTTTTATGGGGGGGAGAATTTGTGAATCTATAACGTCATTTGTTGGGGTTCTTGGTCCAATAATTTGGGGATCTATTATATGGGTGTTAAGTTACCTTTTCCGCCCTTATGAGACCCCTGAAGGTGAATTTATTGTCCCTTTCCGTTACTTTGGTGCCCTGCATTTATCTGTATGGATAGCAATGCTAATTGAGAGCTCACCTTTCGGTGCCACTTCCATGCAGCAACTTATCCACGCGCTTTTCAGAAAACATCACGATATACCTAAGCACGCTTCACATTACCTTAAATCGAAATTCTTAGGACACTTACTGCGATGGCACGATGAATTATCGGAGGAAAAGTATTTTATTGCTTATTCTACTTATGTAATTATATGGCTTTACTTTACTATAGATCTTGGAATCAAATTTGTTGCGGCACAATATGCCCAAGCTATTTCGAATTTTCTAATTGAAGAAACACTAGGTCCTAGGTTCTATTTAGTGTTCGGAATAGTTATAATTGGATTTATATTATTACTCATTCCAATTTTGTATATACTCTGGGTATTTGGGTTCGGCATAGTCAAAGAGGTCCTCAAGAGATTTAGCTCAAAAGAAGGCCGTTGGAAAAAGGCCAAAGCATCAGGTAAGGTTCCTGATCAGGAGCAACTTATATCTTTCTTGAAGGAGAACATTTTATTTTCTGATTTGCCAAGAGAGCGCATTATAGATTTAATTCCTTACTTTAAATTAATTCATGTCAAAAAAGGGCAAACCCTTATACGTGAAGGAGACGATGGCGATTTGTTGTTTATAATTTGGGCTGGTGAAGTAAATGTTATTAAAGAAACAGAAAGTGGTCAACAAAAGGTATTAGCCACCCTTTCTAGAGGAGACATTTTTGGAGAAATTGCTCTTTTGAATAATGTCAAACGCACAACCTCTGTGGTTGCAACGACACCTGTAGATTGTCTGATTCTCAAACGAGACGATTTTCAGCGTGAGATTGTAAGTCGGTTAGGAGCTCAAACTGTTGCAGAAAAAATCCAACGTGCAGGCTTCTTTAGAAGAACAGAGTTGTTTTCAGATTGGAATCCTAAAGCTATCGTGGCATTAACTTCTCGTTGTAAGCTACAAGAATTTAACGATCAGGATATTTTGATTCACGAAGGCCAAGAAAACAAGAATTTTTACTTACTCTATGAAGGTAAATTAGATGTGTATAAGAACAAAAAACATATAGCAACTTTAGAACCAGGAAAATTTTGTGGAGAAATCAGTCTCCTAAAAAACATACCTGCCACAGCAGATGTAAAAGCTAATGGTAAAGTAAAGTGTTTTGTTTTTGACAAGGAAACTTTCCTTGAAATTGTCACTAAAGATTTCTTCACAGGTTATCTGCTCGATGAAGAATTAGAAAAACGTTTAGCTTGCTCAATTTGA
- a CDS encoding MBL fold metallo-hydrolase, with the protein MDRIPLEDSYVDIVRKALAYAQLASRLGDQALAREMQIPVEVWRDLKNGVWHENYGPRAAEYLGLNARALAEIAQNKWHPGEIFVPHLHQVVTPFSPTSVNAYICWHLDTLEACIVDTGMDADPILEFISRHKLSVKMILLTHGDGDHVYEVDRLMEKTGAPSFIHAREHIAGTLPVEEGDSFSLGTWTIEVLETPGHSPGGVTYLIRGGSPWVAFTGDAIMAGTMGKVRGDFESARKVLRKKILCLPDETVLAPGHGPLTTVGAEKRYNPFLAD; encoded by the coding sequence ATGGATCGCATTCCGCTTGAGGACAGCTATGTGGATATAGTTCGTAAGGCACTGGCTTATGCCCAACTCGCCTCGAGACTGGGAGATCAAGCCTTAGCGAGGGAGATGCAGATTCCTGTAGAAGTTTGGCGAGATCTAAAAAATGGTGTCTGGCATGAAAATTATGGCCCAAGGGCTGCTGAATATCTGGGTTTAAATGCTAGAGCCTTGGCTGAGATCGCTCAAAATAAGTGGCATCCGGGGGAGATATTTGTGCCTCATCTACATCAAGTGGTGACGCCATTCTCACCTACATCAGTTAATGCTTATATTTGTTGGCATCTTGATACGCTAGAGGCTTGCATCGTTGATACAGGAATGGATGCGGATCCGATTTTAGAGTTTATCAGTAGGCACAAGCTTTCGGTTAAAATGATTCTTCTGACCCATGGTGATGGAGATCATGTGTATGAGGTCGATCGGTTGATGGAAAAAACAGGAGCACCGAGTTTCATTCATGCACGTGAGCACATAGCTGGCACCCTTCCTGTAGAAGAAGGGGATTCGTTTAGTCTCGGCACATGGACTATAGAAGTGTTGGAAACACCAGGCCACTCACCTGGTGGAGTAACGTATCTTATACGCGGCGGTAGTCCTTGGGTTGCATTTACTGGCGATGCAATTATGGCTGGCACAATGGGTAAAGTGCGCGGAGATTTTGAGTCAGCTAGAAAGGTGCTCAGGAAAAAAATTTTATGTTTACCTGATGAGACAGTTCTTGCACCCGGGCATGGGCCGTTGACCACAGTCGGTGCCGAAAAAAGATATAATCCTTTCTTAGCTGACTAG